A genome region from Thermococcus alcaliphilus includes the following:
- a CDS encoding HEPN domain-containing protein yields the protein LYISLLPPDIYIFPFSLRIFIYFPSPSGYLYISLLPPDIYIFPFSRRVNILANHNFSLGNIMWEEIERHLRLAEEELSSAHILLKNNKLRDAISRAYYPMFHAAKALLLTKGIKPRKHSGVVKMFGLYFVTEGFIEELYAKALNKAFVLRSRADYDIYYQPTHEEAEELVESAEAFLDRVKKALEMIKDEEKSP from the coding sequence TTATATATTTCCCTTCTCCCTCCGGATATTTATATATTTCCCTTCTCCCTCCGGATATTTATATATTTCCCTTCTCCCTCCGGATATTTATATATTTCCCTTCTCCCTCCGGATATTTATATATTTCCCTTCTCCCGAAGGGTTAATATATTGGCTAACCATAATTTTTCCTTGGGGAACATCATGTGGGAAGAGATAGAGCGCCACTTAAGACTTGCAGAAGAGGAGCTTTCCTCAGCGCATATACTTCTGAAAAACAACAAGCTTAGAGATGCAATAAGTAGAGCATACTATCCAATGTTCCATGCCGCTAAAGCATTACTCTTAACAAAAGGCATAAAGCCAAGAAAACACTCTGGAGTTGTCAAAATGTTTGGGCTGTATTTTGTGACGGAAGGATTTATTGAAGAGTTATATGCTAAAGCACTTAACAAAGCCTTTGTTCTGAGATCTCGGGCAGATTATGATATTTATTACCAGCCAACACATGAAGAAGCTGAAGAACTTGTTGAAAGCGCTGAAGCATTCTTGGACAGGGTTAAAAAGGCTCTGGAGATGATCAAAGATGAAGAAAAAAGCCCTTGA
- a CDS encoding nucleotidyltransferase domain-containing protein: MKKKALEVFLKRIKEKFGDEIQEIIVFGSYARGESEEESDIDVMIVGNVPLEDVIDISTEVLLEYGELISPIIISPEEFRRRNDSFIQTIKEEGIRV, encoded by the coding sequence ATGAAGAAAAAAGCCCTTGAAGTATTTTTAAAAAGAATAAAAGAAAAATTTGGAGACGAAATACAGGAGATCATTGTATTTGGCTCCTATGCAAGGGGAGAGAGTGAAGAAGAAAGCGATATAGACGTGATGATTGTTGGTAACGTTCCACTTGAAGATGTCATAGATATTTCTACTGAAGTACTTCTTGAGTATGGGGAGCTCATAAGCCCGATTATTATTTCTCCAGAGGAATTCAGAAGGAGAAATGATTCGTTCATACAAACTATTAAAGAAGAAGGGATAAGAGTTTAA
- a CDS encoding TatD family hydrolase: MIIFDNHFHVDPFKGLFLEAVKEFHKAGGTHLNVVYKSAHDYGFNGIRAEDFMKAMDFHISLVERINKETPVKAFAVVGVHPAEFAYLAERKGVEYAKNEVMKALEYAQKLCLEGKAIAIGEIGRPHYEVSEEIWNASIELMKYGMELAKEADCAVQLHTESFNEEKFRELGAIVKEVGIKPYKVVKHYSPPLVKVAEEVGVFPSILASKKSLMEALMQGSRFLMETDYIDDKRRPGAVLGPKTVPKRTKAFLQQGLMDEETAYKIHVENPKKVYGVEIEE; encoded by the coding sequence ATGATAATATTTGACAACCATTTTCACGTTGACCCCTTTAAAGGGCTGTTCTTAGAGGCGGTTAAAGAATTCCATAAGGCTGGAGGGACGCATCTCAACGTGGTTTACAAGAGTGCCCACGATTACGGATTTAATGGAATTAGAGCTGAGGACTTCATGAAGGCCATGGACTTTCACATAAGCCTTGTGGAGAGGATAAATAAAGAAACCCCAGTTAAGGCATTTGCCGTGGTTGGGGTTCACCCGGCGGAGTTTGCCTACCTTGCGGAGAGGAAAGGTGTGGAATACGCTAAAAACGAGGTCATGAAGGCTTTAGAATATGCCCAAAAGCTCTGCCTTGAGGGAAAGGCCATAGCGATAGGTGAAATTGGAAGACCTCATTACGAAGTCAGCGAGGAGATATGGAATGCAAGCATAGAGCTCATGAAGTATGGAATGGAATTGGCCAAAGAAGCAGACTGTGCAGTTCAGCTCCACACGGAGAGCTTTAATGAAGAGAAGTTCAGAGAGCTCGGAGCGATCGTCAAAGAAGTGGGCATAAAGCCCTACAAAGTTGTTAAGCATTACTCCCCGCCGCTGGTCAAGGTTGCCGAAGAAGTTGGGGTTTTTCCCTCAATTCTAGCGAGCAAAAAATCCCTTATGGAAGCCCTAATGCAGGGAAGCAGGTTCTTGATGGAGACCGATTACATAGACGATAAAAGAAGACCTGGGGCAGTTTTAGGCCCCAAAACCGTGCCCAAGAGGACGAAAGCATTTCTCCAGCAGGGCTTAATGGACGAGGAAACAGCTTACAAAATCCACGTTGAGAATCCAAAAAAGGTGTATGGGGTAGAGATAGAGGAGTAA
- the pbp11 gene encoding tRNA-binding protein Pbp11 produces the protein MGLFDIFKKKEGGVEIFSKRPVAKFKVEKVFEIFGREVLVGEVVEGVIYPGYKVKGNGAALIREIQKERQKVDFALEYDKVTLVLEGKLNTKAGEILEVYQS, from the coding sequence ATGGGGCTCTTTGACATTTTCAAAAAGAAAGAGGGTGGAGTTGAGATATTCTCAAAAAGACCCGTGGCTAAGTTTAAGGTGGAAAAGGTCTTTGAAATCTTTGGCAGGGAAGTTCTGGTTGGAGAAGTTGTTGAGGGAGTTATTTACCCAGGCTACAAAGTGAAGGGAAATGGGGCGGCACTCATAAGGGAGATACAGAAAGAGAGGCAAAAGGTCGATTTTGCGCTCGAATATGATAAAGTGACCCTTGTTTTGGAAGGGAAACTTAACACCAAAGCCGGGGAGATACTTGAGGTTTATCAATCCTAA
- a CDS encoding DUF257 family protein — translation MEMTKEMLFDVIDRTPFGDLVFIEDETTYGSIMATYAFVRYARERGIKIMIDDVLDTLFLIKKQLEFLGVQEDFSDALVIKTGGKMDVGKVVGRIPLETEPVIYLSRYEGMANEVFSEGKYINIVLGLERLFAFMQEPVEFYTIINSIQGFLGNKSRKAFYIIDKNVASNFKFNPIPELEEIATTVAYIKGEYGKGKVTFGKNPFIEFLSNEYEVSLERVLQW, via the coding sequence ATGGAAATGACGAAAGAGATGCTTTTTGATGTAATAGATAGAACGCCCTTCGGTGATTTAGTTTTTATCGAGGATGAGACCACTTACGGCTCGATTATGGCCACGTATGCTTTTGTGAGATACGCGCGAGAGAGGGGAATTAAAATAATGATTGACGACGTCTTAGACACTCTTTTTCTGATAAAAAAGCAGCTGGAGTTTCTTGGCGTTCAAGAGGACTTTTCAGATGCCCTTGTAATTAAAACTGGGGGGAAGATGGACGTTGGGAAGGTCGTGGGAAGGATTCCCTTGGAAACAGAGCCGGTGATATATTTGAGCAGATATGAGGGCATGGCAAACGAAGTTTTTTCTGAGGGGAAGTACATCAACATAGTCCTTGGCCTTGAGAGGCTTTTTGCTTTCATGCAGGAGCCCGTTGAATTTTATACGATAATAAACTCCATTCAGGGATTTTTGGGCAACAAGAGCAGAAAAGCGTTTTACATAATAGACAAAAACGTTGCTTCAAATTTCAAGTTCAACCCAATTCCGGAGCTAGAGGAAATAGCGACGACTGTGGCGTATATCAAAGGAGAATACGGAAAGGGAAAGGTTACCTTTGGAAAGAACCCATTTATAGAGTTTTTAAGCAATGAATACGAGGTCTCCCTTGAGAGAGTACTCCAGTGGTGA
- a CDS encoding DUF257 family protein translates to MESLEEVFKLVDKIKFGEIVLVEYYRSFIPELMTLGLLYYGKSRGLPVIIDDNFDSLHVIQKHLEFVGIEEDFGDALVVKTGGKRNVGNVVTRVKFVSEPVIYIRNYEEAGRAVFSKVEKSINIVLGLERLFSFVSSVPEFYAFILALQSFLGNEKRKAFYLVNKEIASSIPFNPLPELERLATTVIEAVPTPTSGIFTFKKSTSLDLLGKEIEIPTGVIGWK, encoded by the coding sequence TTGGAATCCTTGGAGGAGGTTTTTAAGCTCGTCGATAAAATAAAGTTTGGCGAGATTGTTCTCGTTGAATACTACCGATCGTTCATACCTGAGCTTATGACCCTTGGTCTTCTGTATTATGGGAAATCGAGAGGCTTGCCGGTTATAATTGATGATAACTTCGATTCTCTCCACGTTATCCAGAAGCATCTTGAATTTGTTGGCATTGAGGAGGACTTTGGAGATGCCCTTGTTGTTAAAACCGGTGGAAAAAGGAACGTTGGAAACGTTGTCACAAGGGTAAAGTTTGTCAGCGAGCCGGTTATATACATAAGAAATTATGAAGAGGCAGGGAGAGCGGTCTTTTCAAAGGTTGAAAAATCCATAAACATTGTCCTCGGCCTTGAAAGGCTGTTTTCGTTTGTTTCATCGGTACCAGAATTCTACGCCTTTATCCTTGCACTTCAGTCTTTCCTTGGAAATGAGAAGCGGAAGGCCTTCTATTTAGTCAATAAAGAGATTGCATCTTCAATCCCATTTAACCCTCTACCAGAACTTGAAAGATTGGCAACTACGGTAATTGAAGCTGTCCCAACCCCTACGAGCGGTATTTTTACTTTCAAAAAATCCACAAGCTTGGATCTGCTTGGAAAGGAAATCGAAATTCCAACCGGGGTGATAGGATGGAAATGA
- the shyA gene encoding NAD(P)-dependent hydrogenase/sulfhydrogenase 2 subunit alpha: MSIEIEAFTRVEGNGGAEVIIENGEVKDVKVKIFEGPRFFELLTLGRHYWDVPDLEARICAICYLSHSVASVLGIERAFGVKVPEEIMLLRELGLLGELIESHALHLYLLVAPDLFGYADAIRMASKHGEIVKEGLALKAFGNYLREVIGGREIHGINVKPGGFGRYPTIEELERMERQSEALLKLARRAVGIFAGQEYLGAKAEHYVAVNGYLYGDGLIADDGEHFDYFKCIEEKTLPYSFAKQSRYKGDVFMVGALPRVILKYEMLTPMARHLYEEYKEKLAQGYVSLNNLAQAIELVYALERTKEIARALLDKGFEGENVPIEPKEGEGIGYVEAPRGVLVHHYKIDEKGNIAYSNIITPTAFNHAIMELSLYEEAKKRYGSSDEMTFLQKLEETVRAFDPCISCSVHVVRL; the protein is encoded by the coding sequence GTGAGCATTGAGATCGAAGCTTTTACAAGGGTTGAAGGAAACGGAGGGGCAGAGGTAATCATCGAGAACGGGGAAGTGAAGGACGTTAAGGTAAAAATATTCGAAGGGCCAAGGTTCTTCGAGCTCCTCACCCTTGGAAGACACTACTGGGACGTGCCAGATTTAGAGGCTAGAATATGTGCCATATGCTATCTGTCGCATTCAGTCGCTTCGGTACTTGGCATTGAAAGAGCCTTTGGAGTTAAAGTCCCAGAGGAGATAATGCTCCTAAGAGAACTCGGCCTTCTAGGAGAACTCATCGAGAGTCACGCTCTGCACCTCTACCTCTTAGTTGCTCCGGACCTTTTCGGGTATGCTGACGCAATAAGAATGGCGAGCAAACACGGTGAGATCGTTAAGGAGGGTCTTGCACTTAAGGCGTTCGGCAACTATCTAAGGGAGGTTATTGGTGGAAGGGAGATACACGGCATAAATGTTAAGCCCGGTGGATTTGGGAGATATCCAACAATAGAAGAGCTTGAAAGAATGGAAAGGCAAAGCGAGGCATTATTAAAGCTTGCAAGGAGGGCAGTGGGCATATTTGCAGGTCAAGAGTATTTGGGTGCAAAAGCAGAGCATTACGTTGCAGTTAACGGCTACCTCTATGGGGATGGGCTGATTGCTGACGACGGAGAGCACTTTGATTATTTCAAGTGCATTGAGGAGAAAACCCTACCCTATAGCTTTGCAAAGCAGAGTAGATATAAGGGAGATGTATTCATGGTAGGAGCCCTTCCAAGGGTAATATTGAAGTACGAAATGCTTACCCCAATGGCAAGGCATCTCTACGAGGAATATAAAGAGAAGCTCGCTCAAGGATACGTCAGCTTAAATAACTTAGCTCAAGCCATAGAGCTTGTATATGCCCTCGAGAGGACGAAGGAAATAGCCAGAGCTCTTCTCGATAAGGGCTTTGAGGGAGAAAATGTGCCGATTGAACCCAAAGAAGGAGAAGGAATAGGTTACGTTGAGGCACCTAGGGGTGTTTTGGTGCACCACTACAAGATTGATGAAAAGGGCAACATAGCGTATTCCAACATTATAACCCCCACAGCTTTCAACCATGCCATTATGGAGCTCAGCCTTTACGAAGAGGCTAAAAAGAGGTATGGAAGCTCGGATGAAATGACTTTCCTTCAGAAGCTGGAAGAAACCGTGAGGGCATTTGATCCATGCATTTCCTGTTCTGTGCACGTTGTTAGGCTCTGA
- the shyD gene encoding NAD(P)-dependent hydrogenase/sulfhydrogenase 2 subunit delta, whose amino-acid sequence MMLKLGVFELTDCGGCALNILFLYEKLFDLLEFYEIKEFHMASSIKEHDTLDVAIVTGTVSTQRDLNLLHYARNHSNYLIALGTCATHGDVQASVEGKIREKLEKVYGTRANPMKALDSTPIVQHVAVDYALPGCPYDKDEIYQVLMNLAKGVEPPTKDYPVCVECKLNEYECVLIKRGIPCLGPITLGGCNAVCIKSQLGCIGCRGPLPKEANPASEFEILKELGYDEEYIRRKFKTFARGELRW is encoded by the coding sequence ATGATGCTTAAGCTTGGTGTTTTTGAGCTGACCGATTGTGGAGGATGCGCTCTCAACATTCTCTTCCTCTACGAAAAGCTCTTTGATCTGCTTGAATTCTACGAAATAAAGGAATTTCACATGGCTTCAAGTATTAAAGAACACGACACCCTTGACGTTGCAATAGTGACGGGAACGGTTTCAACTCAGCGAGACCTTAACCTCCTTCACTACGCAAGAAACCATTCAAACTACCTCATAGCCCTCGGAACCTGTGCCACCCATGGAGACGTTCAGGCGAGTGTTGAAGGAAAAATAAGGGAAAAGCTTGAGAAAGTTTATGGAACGAGAGCAAACCCAATGAAGGCTCTGGATTCAACTCCGATTGTGCAGCATGTGGCCGTTGATTACGCCTTGCCGGGCTGTCCCTATGATAAGGATGAAATTTATCAGGTGCTCATGAATTTGGCAAAAGGTGTTGAGCCACCTACAAAGGACTATCCGGTCTGTGTGGAGTGCAAGCTCAATGAATACGAGTGCGTTCTTATTAAGAGGGGGATTCCTTGTTTGGGTCCAATAACGCTCGGCGGGTGCAATGCAGTCTGTATAAAATCTCAGCTGGGATGCATTGGGTGCAGAGGGCCTCTGCCGAAGGAAGCAAACCCTGCAAGTGAGTTCGAGATTCTCAAGGAGCTTGGCTACGACGAGGAATACATTCGGAGAAAGTTCAAGACTTTTGCAAGGGGTGAGCTGAGATGGTGA
- the shyC gene encoding NAD(P)-dependent hydrogenase/sulfhydrogenase 2 subunit gamma, which translates to MTFQTHDARILEVKELTSREKLFTLRFVDPEVNRSFKYKPGQFVIVDIRGFGEFPISLCSTPTREGYFQLCVRRVGRMTKYMHTLKEGDIVGIRGPYGNGFPMEKMEGSTLVLVAGGLGMAPLRSVLWYALDTGKYEKIYLFYGTKAYEDILFRDEVIHLLKHGEDMNCHVKLAYEVETPSCIYLEKGYSPRVCKGVVTDLFRGETFDVENTYALICGPPVMYKYVIKELLDRKLSPGRIYMTLERRMRCGVGKCGHCIVGTSTSIKYVCKDGPVFTYWDALSTRGLI; encoded by the coding sequence ATGACCTTCCAAACGCACGATGCGAGGATTTTGGAAGTTAAGGAGCTCACCTCAAGGGAAAAGCTTTTTACACTTCGTTTTGTCGATCCCGAAGTCAACAGAAGCTTCAAATACAAGCCCGGTCAGTTTGTTATAGTTGACATAAGGGGCTTTGGAGAGTTTCCGATAAGCCTGTGCTCAACTCCCACAAGAGAGGGTTACTTCCAGCTCTGCGTAAGAAGGGTAGGAAGAATGACTAAGTACATGCACACTCTAAAGGAAGGCGACATTGTTGGGATTAGAGGTCCTTATGGCAATGGCTTTCCAATGGAAAAGATGGAAGGTTCAACTTTAGTTCTCGTGGCTGGCGGTTTGGGAATGGCTCCCCTCCGCTCAGTGCTGTGGTATGCTCTGGATACAGGGAAATATGAGAAAATCTACCTCTTCTATGGCACAAAGGCCTATGAGGATATTCTCTTCAGGGATGAGGTGATACACCTCCTCAAACATGGGGAGGATATGAACTGTCATGTGAAGCTCGCCTACGAAGTGGAAACCCCCTCGTGCATATACTTAGAGAAGGGCTATTCACCGAGGGTATGCAAAGGAGTCGTTACAGACCTCTTTAGAGGAGAAACCTTTGACGTTGAAAACACCTATGCACTAATCTGCGGCCCACCGGTGATGTACAAATACGTTATCAAGGAGCTTTTAGATAGAAAACTCTCTCCGGGAAGGATTTACATGACCCTCGAAAGGAGAATGCGCTGCGGAGTTGGAAAATGTGGCCACTGCATCGTGGGAACGAGCACCTCTATTAAATACGTGTGCAAAGACGGTCCTGTATTCACTTATTGGGATGCTCTATCTACAAGGGGGCTGATATGA
- the shyB gene encoding NAD(P)-dependent hydrogenase/sulfhydrogenase 2 subunit beta, translating into MRYVKLPQENFEEFFNSLKKWGKVYAPVKKGNIYSFQHVEKPSEIAFDYTRTMLPPKKFFVRPKDEMLRLKGGKWEESDGVEPIVLFGVHSCDIHGLEILDKVYLDEPVDPYYKKRRENSIIIGMSCMPDEYCFCKSLGTDFAMHGFDLFLHELPDGWLVRVGSVKGHEIAWENEELFEELTEEDMRNFREFEEKRANSFKKHLNKEGLEDMLDLAFNSPVWKKYEKICLGCGNCNMVCPTCRCYEVCDLWMNAYEAVRVRRYDSCFMESHGLVAGGHNFRPTRLDRFRHRYYCKSYFDPSAGFNCVGCGRCDEFCPAKIEHVKVLDEVREGLQ; encoded by the coding sequence TTGCGATATGTAAAGCTACCTCAGGAAAATTTTGAGGAATTCTTCAACTCTTTGAAGAAGTGGGGCAAAGTGTATGCCCCGGTGAAAAAGGGAAACATCTATTCCTTCCAGCATGTCGAGAAACCTTCAGAGATAGCCTTTGATTACACCAGAACAATGCTTCCTCCGAAGAAGTTCTTTGTGAGGCCTAAGGATGAAATGCTCAGGCTTAAAGGAGGTAAGTGGGAAGAGAGCGATGGGGTTGAACCAATAGTTCTCTTTGGGGTTCATTCGTGTGATATCCACGGATTGGAGATACTCGACAAGGTTTACCTTGACGAGCCAGTAGATCCCTACTACAAGAAAAGAAGGGAGAATTCAATAATAATTGGCATGAGCTGTATGCCAGATGAATACTGCTTCTGCAAAAGCTTAGGAACAGATTTCGCCATGCACGGCTTTGATCTATTTTTGCATGAGCTCCCGGACGGCTGGTTAGTGAGGGTTGGTAGTGTAAAAGGACACGAGATTGCATGGGAAAATGAAGAGCTCTTTGAAGAACTTACAGAGGAGGATATGAGGAACTTCAGGGAGTTTGAAGAGAAAAGGGCCAATTCCTTTAAGAAGCACCTCAACAAGGAAGGTCTTGAAGACATGCTTGACTTAGCCTTTAACAGCCCGGTGTGGAAAAAGTACGAGAAGATATGTCTTGGATGCGGCAACTGTAACATGGTTTGTCCGACGTGTAGATGCTATGAAGTGTGCGACCTATGGATGAACGCCTATGAGGCAGTAAGGGTGAGGAGATACGATTCCTGTTTTATGGAAAGCCACGGTCTGGTTGCTGGAGGACATAACTTTAGACCAACTCGTTTGGATCGCTTCAGGCATCGCTATTACTGTAAGAGCTACTTTGATCCTTCAGCGGGCTTTAACTGCGTTGGATGCGGAAGATGTGACGAGTTCTGTCCAGCTAAGATAGAGCACGTTAAGGTTCTTGATGAGGTAAGGGAGGGATTACAATGA
- a CDS encoding sulfide/dihydroorotate dehydrogenase-like FAD/NAD-binding protein: MFKIVHKERLAPHINLFEIEAPRIAKHAKPGQFVVIRLHERGERIPLTIADTNPQKGTITIVAQEVGKTTYELGTYEAGQYLLDVLGPLGQPSHIDKFGTVVMIGGGVGVAEIYPVARAMKKAGNYVISILGFRTKELVFWEDKLRSVSDEVIVTTNDGSYGMKGFTTHALKKLIDEGRKIDLVHAVGPTIMMKFVAELTKPHGIKTIVSLNPIMVDATGMCGVCRVTVGGDIKFACVDGPEFDGHEVDFDELMRRLDYYKDLEKLSFEKWKRERGMV, from the coding sequence GTGTTCAAAATAGTTCACAAGGAGAGATTGGCTCCACATATTAATCTTTTTGAAATAGAAGCACCCAGAATAGCTAAACATGCGAAACCAGGTCAGTTTGTTGTCATAAGGCTTCACGAGAGGGGAGAAAGAATCCCTCTAACGATAGCGGATACAAATCCCCAAAAAGGTACAATAACGATAGTTGCCCAAGAGGTTGGGAAAACGACCTATGAGTTAGGAACATATGAGGCAGGACAGTACCTTTTAGATGTTCTGGGGCCCTTGGGACAGCCAAGTCACATAGACAAGTTTGGAACCGTAGTTATGATAGGGGGTGGAGTAGGAGTAGCAGAAATTTATCCCGTTGCAAGAGCCATGAAAAAAGCGGGGAATTATGTAATATCCATTCTAGGTTTTAGAACCAAAGAACTCGTTTTTTGGGAGGATAAGTTAAGATCGGTAAGTGATGAGGTGATAGTAACAACTAACGACGGAAGCTATGGGATGAAAGGATTTACAACTCATGCACTTAAAAAGCTCATCGATGAAGGGAGGAAGATAGACCTCGTTCATGCTGTAGGACCAACTATTATGATGAAATTCGTTGCAGAGCTGACGAAACCCCATGGAATCAAAACCATAGTTAGTCTAAATCCAATAATGGTTGATGCAACAGGCATGTGCGGTGTCTGCAGGGTTACTGTAGGGGGAGATATAAAGTTTGCATGTGTAGATGGGCCAGAGTTCGATGGGCATGAAGTTGATTTTGATGAGCTTATGAGAAGACTGGATTATTATAAAGACTTGGAGAAACTTTCATTTGAAAAATGGAAGCGCGAGAGGGGGATGGTTTAA
- the gltA gene encoding NADPH-dependent glutamate synthase, whose product MPRKIIKERVPTPERPPEERNKDFNEVNLGYTLELAKKEAERCLQCKPAPCIQGCPVYIDIPAFIAKIIEEDIKGALEVIWRNNSLPAITGRVCPQEDQCEGVCTMGKIGDPINIGKLERFVADYARKHGIDEELLQEQIKGIQPNGKKVAVIGAGPAGLTCAAELAKMGYEVTIFEALHEPGGVTIYGIPEFRLPKEIVRRELENLRKLGVKIETDTLVGKTITFEELKQEYDAVFIGTGAGTPKFVKWEGINLNGIYSANEFLTRVNLMKAYQFPEYDTPIKVGKRVAVIGGGNTAMDAARSALRLGAEVWILYRRTKKEMTARIEEIHHAEEEGVKFMFLVSPKRFIGDEHGNLKAIELEKMKLGEPDETGRRRPVPTGETFIMEFDNAVIAIGQTPNKTFIQSVPDLLVDRWGRIVVDDKLMTSIPGVFAGGDAIRGEATVILAMGDGRKAAKSIHEYLSGNA is encoded by the coding sequence ATGCCAAGAAAGATTATAAAAGAGAGAGTTCCAACTCCAGAAAGACCTCCCGAAGAGAGAAACAAGGACTTTAACGAGGTAAACTTGGGTTACACTTTAGAGCTTGCAAAGAAAGAAGCTGAAAGATGCCTTCAATGTAAGCCCGCTCCGTGTATACAGGGATGCCCCGTTTACATAGATATACCGGCTTTTATAGCAAAGATAATTGAAGAAGACATAAAGGGTGCCCTAGAGGTCATATGGAGAAACAACTCACTCCCTGCAATTACCGGTAGAGTTTGTCCCCAAGAGGATCAATGTGAAGGAGTATGTACAATGGGTAAAATCGGCGATCCTATTAACATAGGGAAGCTCGAAAGATTTGTCGCAGATTACGCAAGAAAACACGGCATAGACGAAGAACTTCTCCAGGAACAAATAAAAGGAATACAGCCAAACGGAAAGAAAGTTGCCGTTATTGGAGCTGGACCAGCTGGACTGACATGTGCCGCTGAGCTGGCTAAAATGGGATATGAGGTGACGATATTTGAAGCCCTCCACGAGCCAGGAGGAGTTACGATCTACGGAATTCCCGAATTCAGGCTTCCTAAAGAGATAGTTAGGAGAGAGCTTGAAAACCTGAGAAAGCTTGGCGTGAAGATTGAGACCGACACGCTTGTGGGTAAAACAATTACATTTGAAGAGCTGAAACAAGAGTACGATGCAGTTTTCATAGGAACCGGTGCCGGAACTCCAAAATTCGTGAAGTGGGAAGGAATAAATCTAAACGGAATTTATTCGGCAAATGAGTTTCTCACGAGAGTTAATCTCATGAAGGCATACCAGTTCCCCGAGTATGATACCCCGATTAAAGTAGGCAAGAGAGTGGCCGTTATTGGGGGAGGAAATACGGCAATGGACGCGGCTCGTTCTGCGTTGAGACTTGGCGCTGAAGTGTGGATTCTTTACAGAAGAACAAAAAAGGAGATGACAGCGAGGATAGAGGAGATACACCATGCCGAGGAAGAAGGAGTTAAGTTCATGTTCTTGGTATCTCCAAAAAGATTTATCGGAGATGAGCACGGAAATCTTAAGGCGATAGAGCTTGAGAAGATGAAGCTTGGAGAACCCGACGAAACCGGAAGGAGAAGGCCAGTCCCAACGGGCGAAACTTTCATCATGGAATTTGACAATGCCGTAATAGCAATAGGACAGACCCCAAATAAAACGTTTATACAAAGCGTACCAGATCTTCTTGTAGACAGGTGGGGAAGGATAGTAGTTGACGATAAGCTAATGACAAGCATTCCAGGTGTTTTTGCTGGTGGGGATGCTATAAGGGGGGAAGCCACGGTAATTCTGGCAATGGGCGACGGAAGAAAAGCCGCAAAGAGCATACACGAATACTTAAGTGGAAATGCCTAA